Within the Gossypium raimondii isolate GPD5lz chromosome 12, ASM2569854v1, whole genome shotgun sequence genome, the region AGGTCTCCAGCCCTATGGAAACAAAAATGGCCTTAAACCTCCAAGATGGAGCGATGGAATCACTCTGATCCAAGTATGTAAAACAACAATCAAGAGGAGAAAATACTTACACTATCCTCATTAAGGATCGAAAGGCAAATAGTACCAGATGGGTAAACGTTTGGGTGGAAAAAAACCTTGTGGAAATTTACACTCTGGAGGCTTGCTATGATAATCTTCACTGAAGTACAGTGTAAGTGGGAAGTAACCACCCTCCCAATTAGTTTGTAACATAGATCAGACATCGAGTTAAGccaattgaacttttaaaagaaacacAGCTATAATTGTATCTAACATGCACACATTCTTTCActattcttttctctttattctATACTAACACAAATTCTCATGAGACtgtttaatcaaatatttaacttcttcaaaaaatttgtttaaaatcaaatttcaaagatgtaaaatttgtttaaaatcaaaatattgacACAAGCTTTCATTACTCGTTCTTTCACTTCAAACAACTGAAGCAAATTCAGGGATGCAATATTATGTCAAGATCAAAATCAATAGCAACACAAAGTTGCAAAGCAGACCTAAAATTTGCAGCCCAAACTTGTAAGCTTTCAATCTGCAACATATAAATAGCCAGATAACCTCAGGATTTATAATCCTATAAGTAGCCATGCTACTTATTGAAATTGCAAATGCCTTAAGAACCAGGCAGTGAGCAACTCAATTCGAAAAGCTTTCTCCTAGTCATATCTAGAGGTACATGAACAATTTTTAGTTATCAACAGTGGTGAAAATTTTCCAGAAAATAGTCCTCGCCAATAATGTATATAAGTCTCCATTAACATGGAACAAGAAGATGAATGAGGCCTAAGTTCAAAGACCACACCAAAGTTGATTACTATATAATTAACAAATGACAAGAACTTTAAACAATATTGGTGAACCGCTAATAAGAACAACCAAAAATGTAGACAAAATAGACTTCCATGAGTTATGACAGGTTATTAATGagaaatttgtgtgttcataaGCTCTGCAACTAAGATAGAAGATCTAAAGCTTCAACAACCACTAAACTCCCAAAACAAATCAGGAAACAACATTTTAAGATAGCAATAATGCCCAAACTGCTTTAGACATAGGGGAAGAAGCAAAGGAAGTGAAAATGAATGCAATTAATACTCAACTCACAGAAGCAGGTCTTTTGGCTAGCAGCTATACAATACCAAACAACTAATCTATaaaccattaaaataatgttaacaacATCACGTTGTGATAATACATATAATAGCAATTAATAGGTAGTCTCGACTCCACAGTTCATAGGTCTCTGTTTTCAAGACTATTGATCAAATTATGTAAAGGTCACCATCATAAAATATCTACAACTATTTAACCTATCAACCTGACATAAAAGATTGTTtagatacaaaaaaaaaaacacttataaAAGCctcaaatctatttttatttcctctttTATGTACAAAAAAGAATATATCAACTTCCAGTTTTTGTACATGCAGTTCGATATCTACTATTCTTCCCATCAATCATCATTTTCCTAAAACTTTCTAAAAAAAGTACGACAAATAATGCATCTATAGCACAACCTTCAAATAATCACGGTGAAAATAAACccatcactaaaatttttagaacCATCAATATCTTTGCAGTCTATGTTTTACAAGCTTAAATCGCATAAGATTAGGTTT harbors:
- the LOC105763381 gene encoding SUMO-conjugating enzyme SCE1-like, which translates into the protein MNLLRNLSHYSWVVTSHLHCTSVKIIIASLQSVNFHKVFFHPNVYPSGTICLSILNEDSGWRPAITVKQILVGIQDLLNAPNTTDPAQAEGYNILIHVCFLS